The following is a genomic window from Bacteroidota bacterium.
TTTTTGCGAAAAAAATTCACACATATCTGCCCAAAACCCACGGTCCCTGAGCGAAGTCGAAGGAGGTCCCTGAGCGAAGTCGAAGGGCGAACGTTTTGAATTAAAATTTACCGCAAAAAAAAAGCTCTTGTCCCCGCCTTTCGACAGGGACTTTGAGCCTTCACACGCACACGCAGGCACACACATACCCGCTTTCACTCTAACACTGGTTAAGCGACCCACACACTCGCGGCACACACACCCCGCAATCGCCTAACACTATTATAATTTCTTAACAACTAACCATTGCTTTTACAAAGATGCGAAGAATGGTTGCGGTAAAAATAGAACTTTGAATCAATTTGTTGTCACTAATCACTGTCAGGGCTTGTCGTATAAACAATGACAAGATCAGCTAACCGGCTCAATACTAAGTAGAATTTCGTAGATTTTTTCGAACTCATTCGACTTGTCCAGGAAATATTCAGCGCCAAGTTTCAGACATAAATTCTTATAATAAACATCTGAATAATTGGTTAACATGATCACTTTAGCATACGATTTGAGTTTTAACTCAGGAAGAACCTCGACACCACTTTTGCCTGGGATCTTAATGTCTAAAATAATGACATCCGGATTGATCTCCTTTGCCAGGAGAATAGCTTCATTCCCGTCTTTTGCATGAGCAAGCGTAGCGACACCTTCCATATCAGATAATAAGGACCATAATCTTTTTACGATCAGAAGAGAGTCCTCAACTATCAAAATCTTAAGTCCTTTTTTACCCGGGTTCATTTTAATTTTCCTAACGCCTATTTATACAGTAAATTAAAGCTATATGTTCAGCGATTTTTGCCATGTAAACTGTGTTTTGGGTGTCATGGTTTGTACTACAAAATAATTTATAATGAATGCAGAAGGATGGTTTGGAAGGTTACAATTTTGAATGTTTAAAATGAATAATGAATCCCGATAGATATCGCATAGACGTCAACTTAAAAGAAAAAAACAAATGAAAAGTATTTCGATCTGTTGGCGTGAGATTATTTATAAAAAAGTATTATGCAAGTTAGCCTCTATTGCCATCAGCTGAAGCTTAATGTCATTTGATTAGACGAATGAAATATTCGTTGTTCTTTATAGATTATAAGGCCCGTTAGGGCCGTACCTTTGGTAATACAAGACCATACAAGAGCGCTCAGCCCCTTTAGGGGCGTACTCTTTAACACATCGCTTTTTTTTGAAAACGAAAGCACAATTGGATATCAGGAACATGCCGTATGAACTACAATGTGCTGGAACTTTTATGCAGTTAATTAATGGACACATGCATTGTAGAAAGAGTGCGCCCCTAAAGGGGCTTGACTTTCTCGTATATTCTTTTATTACCAAAAGTATGGCCCTAACGGGCCTGTCGATTTTAAATACTTATCCTTATTATGAATTGTAGAGTATAGCCATTTGAATTTGATCTAAAGCTCATGGCAAAATAGTAGACGAGAACTCACTTAATTTCAATAGATATTATTATAATTAAATTGACGACTTTGCGATAGCTATCGGGATTATGGCCAAACAAAAAAAGACAAATTGAATTTATCGGAACGAATTCAAGAAATTACTTAGAAATGAAAATAATCATACTCTTGATTAATTTAAAGAAGGTTGTTTGAAATCGCATAAAAAGTCAACTCTGAATTTGATTTCAGATTCATTTTCTCAAGCACTCTTGAACGGTATGTGGAAATGGTATTCACACTTAAAGAAAGATCTACAGCAATTTCTGAAACTGTTTTTCCACCTGCAATTAATTTCAGTACATCAAGTTCGCGGTCTGATAAAAGTTCATGCGGAAGTTTGCTGAAATCGCTGTCGAGATTAGAAGCCATTTTTTCTGCTAGCGATGGTGTAATATATTTTCGGCCCATCATAACCATTCTGACTGCTTTGACTAATTCTTCAGGCGCGCTCTCTTTAGTCAGATATCCGGAAGCTCCTGCTTTCAGCACACGAATCGCATAAAGCTCTTCAGGATGAATGCTGAGAACAAGGACTGGGATTGTTGGTGCTTCCGACTTGATTACTTTCAAGGCTTCTAAACCGTTTTTGCCGGGCATAGAAACGTCACTGATGATAACATCAAACTTGTCGGCTCGCATTTTTCTGATCAACTCCTGGCCATCAGATGCTTCCTGAAAATTTGCATCCGGGAATTCTTCCAATAAGATTTCTTTTAATCCTCTTCTTACAATAGAGTGGTCATCTGCTAGTAGAATATTCATGATATTAAAGTTTTAATTATGATATGGAATTTTCAAATTAATTCTTGTGCCATTACCTTCCTGTGAATCGATGATCAACTGACCATCCATCATGAATGCTCTTTCTTTCATTCCTACTAAGCCAAGAGTAGAACGGCCTGAGTTTTCATTACTCATTCCTATTCCATTGTCCTTGATCGTGATATCAATCATCTCATCATTGTTAATTACGATAGATGATTCAACCCGACTTGCTTTGGAATGCCGGGCAACATTGGTCAATGCTTCCTGATAGATCCGGAAAATTCCGGTTGAAATGTTTTTATTGAAGTGGTATTCAATATTGTCAGATGTAAAGTAACATTTTATTCCCGTTCGTTTTTCAAATTCTTTACTCTGCCAGTCTAATGCAGCAACGAGTCCAAGATCATCAAGAATTCCCGGTCTGAGTTCTGATGCGATCTTTCTGACAGTTTTGACTGTGTCGTCGATCAATTTTGTCATTCCCTGAATTTTTTCATTTACAGCAGCATCATCGGATTTAATCTTTTTGGAGATCCATGAAACATCCATTTTAAGTCCTGTAAGTTGTTGCCCCAGTTCATCGTGAATTTCTCTGGCAATATTTGTTCGTTCAGCTTCACGCACCTTTTCAAGGTAGCTCGACAAATTACGTAACTGATCGCGTGAGGCCTCAAGTTCTTCCCGTGATTTTAGTTTCTCTGTAATGTCATTACTAAGGATCAGTCGGCATTTTTTTTCGTCATAGACCATGGAGTAAGCCAGAATCTCAACTTTTATTCTTTCTCCATTTTTTTTAAGGTGGGTCCAGGTTACCTGCATTAAAATTTGATTCACTATGTATTCTTGATAAATTTTTAAATTTATCAATTTCTTCCGGCGGTCTAAGTTCAGTTACATCTTTGCCAATAAATTCTTCAAGTGAATATCCATAATGATCGATTGCAGCTTTGTTGACATCTAATATCGTAAAATTTGAAAGTTCAATGATCCACATTGGGATTGGATTGTTCTGAAAGAGCAATCGGTATTTTTTTTCATTTTCAATCAATTTTGTTTCGGATAATTTTCTGTCTGTAATATCCTGGAAGAAAATCGTTGTACCGCCCGGAGATGGGTATACTTTAACATGGATCCATTTTTTGAAATATTCTGAATATTCTTCGAACTGTGCATTTTTATTTTCTTCCTTCGACTTTTTGATCTTATTCAGAATATTTGGATTTTTTGCGCCCTTGAAGAATGAAAGAAAATTCATGCCAATTATCTTCTCACGTGAAATTCCAATCAGCTTTTCTGTATATGGATTGGCAAAAATAACATTGAAGTTATTGTCGAATGAAACAAATCCTTCTGAAATTCTATTGAAGATACTTGAGATCTCTTCTGTTTGTTCTATGACTTTGGACTGAAGTTTCTGATTGAAATCTTTTAAAGTATTTTCATATTCTTTTTGAGTTGATATGTCCTGACTAATAAAAATCAATATAAAATTTGAGTCATTATTCTGATTAAATATTGAAACTGAATTTTGAATATATACAGGTTTTGTTTTTCCCAGATCGTGCGTAGATTCAATGACCCATTTTCCACGAGAGATCAGGTCATTCCACATTTCATTTTCCAGATCGTGTGATGTTGGTATTTTTAGAAATTCAAAAAGTGAATTTCCTACAGCTTCAAAAGCAGTTTTGCAAAACAATTTTTCAGCGCCTTTATTCCAACTCTTGATAATTAAACTCTTGTCAACCGAAATGATGGAGTCATTTGTATTCTCAATCAAAGTTGCAAGATAGCTGGCTTTTGCTTCGGCTTTCTTTCGCTCTTTTATATCCGTTAAAACTGTTCTTATATAAATTATTTCACCTTCTTTATTATAATTGATCCTCGAATCAATTAAGAAAGGAATGATCTTTCCGTTAGCAGTTGTAAGTTCAATCTCGTGATTGACTAATGATGCTTTGGTTATCAGACTTTCAATTGAAAGTCTGTAATTATTTGGAGTTAGCTCTGAAAATTTCTTTTTATCTTTAATTTCCTCGATATCAAATCCCAGCCATGATAAAGCAGTTTTATTTATTTCAATGATCACTCCATCTTTATTGAGAGAAAGATAACCGCATGGTGCCTCATCAAATAGATCGAGAATCTTTTTATTGGCTATTAAAAGTTGTTGTTTATTCGAATCATTCTTTTTTAAGATCACCTGCAATGATAAGGTAAACGAGAATAAGTTTAAAAAAGATCACTAATGCAAGGATGATGAAATTTTGTTTTGTTTCATGTGCGATTTCCTCTTTTTTTCTATTTGATTCATTAAGAGCAGTCCTTCCGTTTTCTTCAAGTATGGCAATGTTACTACGGATTTTATCCATCAATCTGATACCTTCATTGGTTTTGATTTCTGAAACAGCCTCTTCATTTCTGTTTTCTTTTCGCAATTCAATGATTTTCTTCGCATATATCATCATTGAACTGATATGCTTAGAAAGTTCCTTCGCTGCAGGTTCCTCGCTTTCATAACCGGCAGTTACAGCAGTCAATTCATCAAGATGTGAAGGCAATGATCTGAATGCTGAGTCAGTTGGAGTCAGATAATCATGATTGCCGGTGATCAGGAAGCCCCTGTATCCGGTCTCCATATCCTGCACATCATCCAATAATTTTTCGGAAATCTTCATCACTTTTAAATGATGAGTGATATTCTGACTATCAGTGATACTTAATTGTGAATTGGTATAGGTTGTATAGAGAAAGAATCCGATACCGGCGATTGCAATTGCAAAACCTATAAGTACTTTTAAGTGTATCTTGAAAACTTTCATATATACAGCAATACTCTTGATTTATAAGATGAAATAATTTTAATCCACAGAAAGGAAAATGTCGTTATTCTGATACTTTTGTCAATCAAATCAATAAGGGTAAATTTAATTAAATATGATGAAATTGCAAGCCTTAATGGTCATACTTTCTGTGACTTTTTTCACAGCCTGTAGCGGAGATAAAAGCGGACATTCCGGCAATAAACAGTCTCCGGAAAACAGACCTGAAAATAAATACTACGACGGAAAAGGAATCGGTCCAATAAAAGAACTGACCTTAGGTGATGTCCCTGATGAAACACTCATAAAATCAGGAGAGCAAATTTATAATTCAAAATGTACAAGTTGTCATAAGCTAAGTGCAGAAAAAGGAATCGGACCCGGACTTGCCGGTATCACTGAACGCCGCCGACCGGAATGGATCATGAACATGATGTTGAATCCGATGGAAATGACGCAAAAAGATTCCCTCGCAAAAGAATTACTTGCAATTTATTATTCTCAGATGCTGGATAATAATCTGACAGAAGAAGAGGCAAGGAGTGTTTTGGAGTTTCTACGGAAATTTTGAAACGATAAAGATAAAAGGTCAAAGGTCAAAGGTTATCACTATCCTAATTAACCTTTGACCCTTGACCTTGACCTTTTAACCAACTGTACTTACTGTATCGTAAACTCCACCCTCCGGTTTCTCTGACGACCTTCAGCAGTTTTGTTTGAAACTACAGGCTTGGTTAAGCCAAAACCAATTGCAGTAATCCTGACTCCGTCAACACCTTTGTCAGTGATATATTTCTTAACAGATTCCGCTCTGTTCTTAGATAATTTCATATTGTAAGCAGCAGCACCAACATTGTCTGTATGGCCTTCAATCAATAATTTATACACCGGTTTTTTCTGCAACAATTTTACCAATTCATCTAGCGATTCATAACTGGAAGTTCTGATTACGGATTTTCCGGTTTCAAATTCAAGATTCTTGAACACCTTGTTGATGATCTCCTGTTCTTCCTGAGTAGGAATATTTTTGATAGGTTCCGCTTTGATCTCCACTTTTTCAATTACTGGACAACCATTATTCGATGCAGGACCTTTTGCAAATGGACAACTATCAAGTTTGTTTATGATCAAATCACCATCTGTATCAGGACAACCATGAAAGTCGACCGGACCTTTTTCAGTTGCGCAACTGTCTTCAAGATCAGGTATACTATCACCATCAAGATCAGGACAACCTTGGAATGCAAGTAAACCTGAATCTAACGGACAACGATCTTCCACATCAGTAATGCCATCATTATCTGTATCAGGACAGCCGGCAAATTTCGCCAGACCTTTTACATCAGGACATTTGTCATCTATGTCAGGAATGCTGTCCATATCACGGTCAGGACAACCTTGCAAAGCAATCAGGCCAGGAACATCAGGACAACGGTCATGTTTGTCTGCTACTTTATCTTTATCTCTGTCGCGAAGTGGTCTTCCGAAAATTAAGTTGATTCCGAAGTGAACATGCGCAGTATGATTTGATAATGGATCAATCGTTCCAATGATATTATCAGTCGTAACATACAATTGAACCGGACCTGCATTTGTTGACATTCCCAGTCCGATGTTGTCGAAATTTTTATTTATTATGGAATAGTTAGCAGCAAGACTAAGATGATTTCCGACTTTCAGATTATATCCTAAAGTAAATGTTGGTTGAATAGTTTTTTGAAAAAAGTTGCATGGAGTAATGCAGAAGCAGAACTTTTTCACCAATGGTATAATTCGTTCCTAAGTAAACATGCGTAGGCAGATTCGTAGAATATGAATTACTGTTTTCTTTTGCTTTGTATGCATTTCCAAGTGAGTCGAGAACACCTTCTACATTGCTTGTTGTATCATTTATGAAATCTGAAATATCAACTCCGTCAAAGAAGTATCGGCCGGCATCAGTCACGAAATTTTTAACATCGCTTTTCCATTTTATGTATCCAAGGTCAAGTATACTGGTATTCAATGCCCACTTATCGTTTAATTTATAAGTAGCTCCAAGATCAGCTCCGAATCCCCGGTTCTTGAGTTTATTTACATAAGTGCCCCAGCCGATGCCTTCAAATTGATCATAGCCATCTGAATTATTCACAGGTGAAGAAGTATTCACAGTAATATTCGTATTCAACTCAAGAGCGTAATCAGATGCACTTGTTGTCATACTCAGATCGCCAAACGTTGAACTGAAATTTTCCATTCCGTATAAATACTTCAACCTGATTCCCAGAGTCAATTTTTCGTTCATTTCTCTTGCCCAGCCCAACCCATATTCACGGAAGTGGGTTGCATCAAATCCTATTTTGCTAAAATCAAGAGTCTGTCCAATGAAGGGGCCATTTCCTTTATCAATTAAATTAAACAGTTCTTCAGGAAAAGTAAACAGGAAATTCACCCGCTCTGTAATATTTGCAGAGAAATAATTTTTATCAATTTTGAAACCAAAGCCCAAAAGATTTATTCTCACCTGAGATGTCAGGAAATTGGATTTATCAAGTTTGCCCAATGCTTTGTCAATATCGATAACAGTTGAGTCGTCTGCTCTTACATAATGGAAATCCCTGTATGTAAAACTATTGTTACTGAATAGAAAATAGTTTGAACTGATTCCCGGTAAACCGACGTAATATTTGTTGGCAGGCATCAATGAAGGATTAATTTCAATTGATTCGCCAACAGTATTCATGTTATATAATGTGAGATCTTGTTGCGCTGAACATATGGAGACCAGAAAGAACAAGTATAGTAGTGATATAAGTTTTTTCATTGTTTTCAGATTGCTTTAGGTTATTGAAATTTTACATTTAATTGAGCACGTACACCGATCTTGACATCAAGTTTGTACGAGTCGTAGATCTCAATATTCCTTGTCGGTGAGTCTTTAGTATCAATAACTGAAACAATAAGTAATTTTTTAGCATTGTACAGATGTTCAATTCTGGTTTTGTTGAATGGTTCATCACCTGTTCTGTGGGTAGACTGAGTTACCCTTCCGTTAGCATCTATTTCTGCTGATTCAACTAAAATGTTATTCGGATCAAGTAACATAGAATCCAAAACAACATAATTGGAATCTGTGAAATAGATCTGAGTATAAGCCCGTGCCGGAAATCCATTATCAATATTAATTCTGAATACTGCTGATTCAATTTCGTCAATTCTTTCCAGACTGAAATTTGCAGTATCCATAACTGTGAAATTACTTGCATAGCCACGTAAAGGGAAATCAATTTGTATGTCTGCATTTAATCTGCTGCTATCAGTAAGGAAATTTACAGGGACGCTGGGAATGTTACTGGACGCATTTAGAGTATACACAATATATCTTGGTGCCTGACTGATCACATATTGAATGTTGCTGTTTGTTTTGTCTAATACGAAATTGCTTGTCGAAGTTTGTCCGGCTACAAGAGGATATCCGATTGGCAATGGATCAGGAATTGATCCTGTGATAGGGACTGAAGTACCATCAGGTCTTAACGCAGCAAAGGATGATACATGTGCGTCAATCGGCAAGCCAAAAGAATTGGACATTGTAAATGTCATTTTTGGATCTTCAAAATACAATGATCCACTCTGGAAATTATCAAACAATGTTATCCGTGATGAATCCTCGATCAGATCAATTGTATGTACACCCAGATATCCGAAGATGCTGGAAAAATCGATGTTTTTAAATCTTGCGATCACGTCAAGATTTTTGTTTGTTATCGAAAGAGATGTACCTGAGTTTGTCAGACTCGCTACATACGTTAACCCGAAATTATTTGCAGTACCCGAAGACGAAAAGTCAAACAAATAACCTGCCAGTAGAGTACTGTCAATTTTTATAATTTGTGAACCGGTACTTGCTGTAAAAGGAACTGTAAAACTAAGCGGTACGCCATTTAATGATAGTGGAGGAATTGATATGTTAATAGATCCCGAATGAGGTATTGTTGACCGAATTTCAATTTCTAAAGAGCCTGATTTGATATTCATTGAATCAATCTGCTCAGCTCCCGGAAAAGTGAAATTTGTAGTCTTCGGAATTGTTTTAGACAAACTATTCGTCGTATATAAAGTTGTGCTGTCACCTGAATTGAAAGTAAACGGAGTGTTGTCATTCTGATCTGCAAATTGAAACAGATCATTTCCTGAAATAGAATAAATTTTTCCGCGATAGATAAGCGACACCA
Proteins encoded in this region:
- a CDS encoding response regulator transcription factor is translated as MMNILLADDHSIVRRGLKEILLEEFPDANFQEASDGQELIRKMRADKFDVIISDVSMPGKNGLEALKVIKSEAPTIPVLVLSIHPEELYAIRVLKAGASGYLTKESAPEELVKAVRMVMMGRKYITPSLAEKMASNLDSDFSKLPHELLSDRELDVLKLIAGGKTVSEIAVDLSLSVNTISTYRSRVLEKMNLKSNSELTFYAISNNLL
- a CDS encoding response regulator transcription factor → MNPGKKGLKILIVEDSLLIVKRLWSLLSDMEGVATLAHAKDGNEAILLAKEINPDVIILDIKIPGKSGVEVLPELKLKSYAKVIMLTNYSDVYYKNLCLKLGAEYFLDKSNEFEKIYEILLSIEPVS
- a CDS encoding OmpA family protein; translation: MKKFCFCITPCNFFQKTIQPTFTLGYNLKVGNHLSLAANYSIINKNFDNIGLGMSTNAGPVQLYVTTDNIIGTIDPLSNHTAHVHFGINLIFGRPLRDRDKDKVADKHDRCPDVPGLIALQGCPDRDMDSIPDIDDKCPDVKGLAKFAGCPDTDNDGITDVEDRCPLDSGLLAFQGCPDLDGDSIPDLEDSCATEKGPVDFHGCPDTDGDLIINKLDSCPFAKGPASNNGCPVIEKVEIKAEPIKNIPTQEEQEIINKVFKNLEFETGKSVIRTSSYESLDELVKLLQKKPVYKLLIEGHTDNVGAAAYNMKLSKNRAESVKKYITDKGVDGVRITAIGFGLTKPVVSNKTAEGRQRNRRVEFTIQ
- a CDS encoding sensor histidine kinase; translation: MNQILMQVTWTHLKKNGERIKVEILAYSMVYDEKKCRLILSNDITEKLKSREELEASRDQLRNLSSYLEKVREAERTNIAREIHDELGQQLTGLKMDVSWISKKIKSDDAAVNEKIQGMTKLIDDTVKTVRKIASELRPGILDDLGLVAALDWQSKEFEKRTGIKCYFTSDNIEYHFNKNISTGIFRIYQEALTNVARHSKASRVESSIVINNDEMIDITIKDNGIGMSNENSGRSTLGLVGMKERAFMMDGQLIIDSQEGNGTRINLKIPYHN
- a CDS encoding CHASE3 domain-containing protein is translated as MKVFKIHLKVLIGFAIAIAGIGFFLYTTYTNSQLSITDSQNITHHLKVMKISEKLLDDVQDMETGYRGFLITGNHDYLTPTDSAFRSLPSHLDELTAVTAGYESEEPAAKELSKHISSMMIYAKKIIELRKENRNEEAVSEIKTNEGIRLMDKIRSNIAILEENGRTALNESNRKKEEIAHETKQNFIILALVIFFKLILVYLIIAGDLKKE
- a CDS encoding PAS domain S-box protein, with amino-acid sequence MILKKNDSNKQQLLIANKKILDLFDEAPCGYLSLNKDGVIIEINKTALSWLGFDIEEIKDKKKFSELTPNNYRLSIESLITKASLVNHEIELTTANGKIIPFLIDSRINYNKEGEIIYIRTVLTDIKERKKAEAKASYLATLIENTNDSIISVDKSLIIKSWNKGAEKLFCKTAFEAVGNSLFEFLKIPTSHDLENEMWNDLISRGKWVIESTHDLGKTKPVYIQNSVSIFNQNNDSNFILIFISQDISTQKEYENTLKDFNQKLQSKVIEQTEEISSIFNRISEGFVSFDNNFNVIFANPYTEKLIGISREKIIGMNFLSFFKGAKNPNILNKIKKSKEENKNAQFEEYSEYFKKWIHVKVYPSPGGTTIFFQDITDRKLSETKLIENEKKYRLLFQNNPIPMWIIELSNFTILDVNKAAIDHYGYSLEEFIGKDVTELRPPEEIDKFKNLSRIHSESNFNAGNLDPP
- a CDS encoding cytochrome c, giving the protein MKLQALMVILSVTFFTACSGDKSGHSGNKQSPENRPENKYYDGKGIGPIKELTLGDVPDETLIKSGEQIYNSKCTSCHKLSAEKGIGPGLAGITERRRPEWIMNMMLNPMEMTQKDSLAKELLAIYYSQMLDNNLTEEEARSVLEFLRKF